A region of the Columba livia isolate bColLiv1 breed racing homer chromosome 23, bColLiv1.pat.W.v2, whole genome shotgun sequence genome:
tccccctgattctggtccacaggcactcaaccttgtcactgctgacctcaagtttaacagagtcgagtgactctctaacatataaagccacccctccatctctcctaccctgcctatcttttctgaagagcttgtagccacacatagcagcactccagccatatgagtcatcccaccatgtttctgtgatggcaactatgtcatagctttcctgctgcacgatggcttccagctcctcttgtttgttgcccatactgcgtgcattcgtgtacatgcacttcaagtgggctgctgatttccctcttaattcgggctttccatccttcggctgatctttggagagcccagtttcaatcccttcccccttcaaacctagtttaaagccctcctgatcagccctgccaacttatgggctgtagtcctcttgctctccctagaaggatgaagcccatctgacttgaggagactgggtaccacggagcttgccccatggtcaaaaaccccaaaattttgacggtgacaccaatccttaagccacctgttgatgagatgggcttttctgctcctctctttatttagttcctcatccatcccagctagcacaggaactgaagcaaatatcacttgtgctcccatcccatgaactgactgacccagtgctttaaagtcctttttaattatcttgatacttcttctgttgatgtcctcgctgccagcttggactattaacaggggatagtagtctgagggctgaatcagctccggaagtcttctattaatgtccctcaccctggccccaggaaggcagcagacctccctgtgggatgggtctgggcgacatatagggccctctgttcccctcagaagggagtcgccaactactaccactcttctttttttttttcctcttacagctgcagttgtgattctttttgttgatgaggtccatccagagggctctccaggtggatcttcttggctgtcctctgcctgattttcagggtccagggcctcatatctagTTGTTAGGGGTACCAAcggtggtgatggggttcgagagagggttcttttacctctccgatcagggacctgtttccattcccccccatcaattagatctgctgtatccgccttatggcaggagggaaaaggctttgccatctcctgttgcacacccttaggagtgAAAAGggcctgaccccaccagtctatttcttcttcactctccctaatgctccttagtctctccacctcttccttaagctccGGGTTACTGAAGCTCCAGGACAGGCACCACTTGCAGCGGACAGGACAGGCACCAACCCAAGTGCAGCTGAAGCACAAGTGCTGACCCTGCCAGTACTCAGCTTTCTGGTCTCCCTCAAGAGCTCTGAGGCAGGGCCAACCTGAGTGCTCATGTCACCACTGCTCCTTACTTCGAGAGCTGTCCTGCAAGAGACCCTGCACACTCCTGGGAACCACATGGGCACAGCAAAGTACAGGGCTGTGCCCTCATGGTAGGACATCTCTCCCCACACAGGGATGTGCAGAGAAAAGCACCAGTCTGGGCATGTACAGTGGAAGAATGAGTACTGGTCCTAAGCCCAGGAAGGCAAGCCCCCAGCATGGTGCCATGGTCTTGCTCTGCCTTGGGCCCAAGCCATGGTCCCCAGCATGGAGCCTGTGCACACACAAGAGAGCTGTCATCTAAAAGACCTAGATAATCAAGACACGCCTTTGGGTACATGTAGCTGACACTCTAGATGGAAGTCTCATATGGACCTGCTGACTGCACTTTGGGCATTCTCATTTCTCTTGATCTTCCAGAGAAGAAATTGAAAGCTTCATGTCCCTCTTTCCTATTCCCTGCCTGCAGAGTTTTCTCTTTTGGTGAACAAGACTTGGAAACGAAGAGGACATTGGCCATGTAGCATCCTATATTCTCTGCGAAAAATGTCAGCCTGAACTGATATACAGTCACTTTGAATGAGGATTTCCTTAGTGATGACAGTGGTGCAGTGGAGTGGTTTGCATATTGTGACATCATGCTTGAAGGATGTCACCGAGAggtcatagaattatagaatattttatattgGAAGTGACCTTGAACGGTCATCTGGTCCAGTCTTTCATGGGCAAGAGAGTCGAGATGAGATTATCAAGTGCTCTGTCCAATCATATTTTGGAATCTTCCAGTGACAGGGATTCTACCACAGACCTGAGATGTCATTCCTGGGAAGGACTGTTcttaatggtaaaaaaaaaaatatttattctgtcaAAATGAAACCTCTACCAATGACTCATATACTCGTTGGACTTTGCCTTCTCCACCTGGCTCCCTGTGATGAGAGAGAATCTGTCCTCTTTCTAGATACCCTTTAAGTACAAGAATGTTAGGATGAGGTTCCCCCAAGCCTTCTGTTCTCCCAGGATAAAGAACCTATCTCCTTCAGTCTTCTCTCAGAGGACAGGTTCTCCAGGCCATTGGTCCAATTAGAGACATACACAAGAGAAGTGGTGGCTCCTGGAAAAGGATCAGCGAATGCTGAATCTGGGGGAATGGATCCCTGCTGCAGTTTTATTGATGTCGAATGGCCAGTCAGTGGAAGTGACACGTGCTTGAGTATGACTACAATCCCAATGACCatgctgccagggcacacaagAAGATGATTTTCTCTCTCATGCGAGTGTTGGAAAAGAGAAGTTTGCATATGGTGACACCACAATTAAAAGACATCACTGAGAGGACCATGAACTCAGTGATAAACAGGAAGGCAGTAAAAAATGACAGTGACTGCTCCAGCCAGCAAACAACACAAAAGATTTTCCAAAGGACGAGAAGGAAAGTCTCCATTATTTTTAGACAACAGTAATGGCACGCCAGGTCTCCACAACTGAAACCTGAGGAGGATAAAGAACGGAAGCCATTCTCCATCAGGGTTGGAATGTACATGGAGAAGATAATGGCACATGGGGCCATGTGCCGACTTTTTGAGGGATGGGAAACCCAGGGGAATGAGATCAAATACAGGTGTCTTCTTCTCCTTTGCCATGACACAGTACATGACCAGAAGTAATCAGAACCTAGACAAGACTGTAGGTGCAAAACTGTGGTAGGTAAAATCTATTATTTCTATTGCTCTCAGATAGACAAGCCTGGTTTCTAATTAAGAAAATACACTTAACCTAGATAATGGTCTGTCCATAACTGGGCTGAGGTGTGGATAtgaaccagagcagaaaggaaCTGGTGGAGTTGTGAGCAACACTTCTGCTCTCCTAGAAATCACCATTACCATGGAATGGCAGGCATCCATGGCACATACTTAGATCTGTTGTAATTCCTGGATTCATTGAATTCTTAATTGCTTCCTTTTAATTGCTTACTTCAAATGCCCAATGTACCTGTTAAGTCTAATAAAGACCATGGTTGGAGATTTCATCAAGTGTGACATGGGAGAGAATGTCAAGTAACAAATAACAATGCCTTTGCCCAAGCAAGGTCAGGAAGGGTGAGAAAGCCAATAAGCTGAGAATCCCTCAGACTCAATGCCAAACAGTTCATTGATGAACCCATGAAATTGATTCACTGTGTTTCCAAGTGAAAAAATTCACTGCAGGGAGTCCCACCCACCCCTTCCTTCACCTTTTTCCCTGAGCAGACTGAAAGAGTTGCCTCAGAACACAGGAGTACATGAAGGCCCAGGCTTGGATGCATGACAAATTTAATGAGTCttaaggagaaaaggagatggCTTGCAGGGAGCACCAGGGTCAGTCACAAAGATGTGGTGAAACTCCTGTAGAGAGACaggctgcctgccctgcagaaGAAGGGAGGCCAAGAGGTTCCCACTAGGCTGGCCTTGGGAGACAAAAACAGCTGAGGAAAGAATGAGAGTGACAtgaggggaagaaggaaacatCCATTCAAAACTCTGAATGCAATGCCATACAGATCTATCTCATTTCAAGGACCATGTTCGAAGGTCTTGGGAGGTTCTTGCCCAAGGATGTTGCCAGTAGCTTTAGCAGGGTTGACATCTGTTGCCACAGTAGCGGCTGGTAATGCAGGAGAGGTCAAAGCCCCCAGAGTTGATAGGGACTCCGTCAcggctgaggatgctgccagcagcagcggaggtggaggagcccacaACGGTGTTctgtgggaaggagctgaggatggggccgggcagggtcaccaccacggGAGAGGGCTGGATGACAACATTGGAGCTctggcactgcctgacacagggctcattgcagctgttggccagtggGGTTgggccacagggctggcaggacaCGCATGGGTTGCAGCAGGACATGTCTCTGGGACTGAGGTTCACCTGGGAGACAGCATAGGACGAAATAGAGCTTGAGGGCTTGATcatgagaagcagcacagaacCCAACCACAGTGGAGACAAGGAACCTTCTTGCCCAGCATATGATGCTTATCTCAGATCGCAGAAGCCACCTCCACTAAGTCCCAGCCTGCCTCTGCAGAagaccttcccttcccttcccttcccttcccttcccttcccttcccttcccttcccttcccttcccttcccttcccttcccttcccttcccttcccttcccttcccttcccttcccttcccttcccttcccttcccttcccttcccttcccttcccttcccttcccttcccttcccttcccttcccttcccttccctctcccatgAGAAGCAGTTTCCACCACAGGGCCAGGACAGACCATTTCAGCGGAGACACACATTGAGAAAAGATGCCTGATtctgaaggagaagaagaagaggctTCACACTCACCTGATTCCCAAGGAGAAGGAGGCGAGAGAACTGAATGAGAGAGCAGATAGTTGGGCTGCCTTTTATAGGAGTCCTGCACTGCCTCAGGCCAAGGTACTCTTTATGGAAGTAATAATTTTCTGACAAGCTCATGATGAATGTAAAACACAGCACCTAATGTTAGGAGATGATTCCTGGTTTCCTGCACTGCCACCTTTTCATTTCCTGGCTTCTGCCACATGCTTTGCCATATGAAGCCTTCTGTATGTACTGAGATAAAAGGCCTGAGGTTTTCCAGAGCGGACACACATCAGAGCAGGCAGAGGCTTCAGCACAAGTGCTGGATGCATCTTGTGCAGGCAGGTAATATGAACCTTGGTCATTCCTGTGGGTTCCTTTGTGTCAAAGATGTTAGGATATGAGCAACGCTGTCATGCTCAGGTCCAGATGCCCAAGGATCACATTTGAGAGATTATTTCATATGTGGTTCCTGGGATCTCCTCAGCAGAGTCCCTAGTTGCTGATGTTGTCCTTGCTTTCTGTTAGCAAAAAGATTTTTGCATGGTTTCCTGCAGGCCTGCATGAGCACACCTGTGTCAGTTTGTACCTGTGTGACCCTCATCATGAGGACATGTGCAGGTCACAGCTGGGGACTCTTCCCTGGTGTATCCATGAGCACTGGGTGGTGAACAAATATTCCATAGAAAACCCAGATCCCAGGCATGCTCCTGATATTTCCTGAGGACCAGTGGCGAGTCCACAGAGAGAGGCTGAGGAGTCCAGCCAAATTGTCCTGAGAGTACCATTGCCGTATTTTCAATCCCTCCCAGCAGTGACCCCCCTGTGTGAAGAAACAATGAATAAGCATCAGAGAGAAGTGGTTTGACTAGAGAAAAGGCTATGTCACattgtccaaaatggcagtccTTGGGAAATGGATATGAAACATAAAAGCATTGCCAGTTCTCAGACCACATTGCCACAAAGAAGCCAACAAAAATGACCTGGGTCCACATCACCTGCCTGCACAGGATGCCACAAGCACTTGGGCTGACACTTTTGCATGCGGCTGACACGTGTATCTGCTCTGGAAATCCTTGGGCCTTTCATCCCAACACTTAGGGAAGCCTCCATATGGGAAATCACGTGGCAAAAGCCCGAAAATGAAAAGCTGGCAATgcaggaaaacaggaaacatCTCCTAACATTAGCTGCTGTCTTTTACATTCATCACGAGCTTGTCAGAAAATTACTACTTCCACAAAGGGAGCCTGGACCTGAGGCAGTGCAGGACTCCTATAAAAGGCAGCCCAACTCTCTGCTCTCTCATTCAGTTCTCTCACCTCCTTCTTCTTGTAGATCAGGTGAGTGTGAAGCCTCTCATCCTCTTCCTTCAGGATCAAGTGTTTTTCCTCAATGTGTGTCTCAGCTGACAGGGTCTGTCCAGGCTCTGGGGTAGAAGCTGCTTCTaatgggagagggaaggggagagaatgAGAATGTCTTCTGCCAAGAGAGCCTGGGATGTAGTGCCAGTGGCTCCTGGGATTTGAGCTGGGCAGCGTATGCTGGGCCAAGAGGCGCCTTGGCTCCCCTATGGTTCGGTGCAGTGCTGCTTGTCATGATCAGACCTGCacattcttcctcctcctctcctctctttcatctcctctcctctcccctctcccctcttctctcttcAGGTGAACCTTGGTCCCAGAGACATGTCCTGCTGCAACCCATGcgtgccctgccagccctgtggcccGACCccactggccaacagctgcaatgagccctgtgtcaggcagtgccagAGCTCCAATGTTGTCATCCAGCCCTCCcctgtggtggtgaccctgcccggccccatcctcagctccttcccacagAACACCGTtgtgggctcctccacctccgctgctgctggcagcatcctcagccgTGACGGAGTCCCTATCAACTCTGGGGGCTTTGACCTCTCCTGCATTACCAGCCGCTACTGTGGCAACAGATGTCAACCCTGCTAAAGCTGCTGGGAACTTTCATGAGCAAGAGCTCCCAAGACCCAGGAACATGGTCCTTGAAATGAGATAGAGCTTCATGGCATTGCATTCAGAACTTTGAAACAATGTTTCCTTCTTCCACTTGTGTGTCTTTCTCTAGCTTTCCTGTGCTCTTTCTGTCTCCCAAAGCCACACTAGTGGGAGCAGTTGGCTTCCCTACTTTTGCAGGGCAGGTAGACTGACTCCCTGCTGGAATTTAACTACATGCTTGTGGCTGCCCATGGTGTTCCATGTGAgccacctccttttttttcttaagactCAATAAAGTTGTGCTGCATCTAAGCCTGGGCCCCTGAGTCCTTCTTCCGTCTGAGGTCCCTCTGCCAGaccaattaggaaaaaatttgGAAGAAGAGGATGGTGGGACTccctgctttgcatttttcttttgttcactTTCACTTTTGTTGACTTTTGTTCACCTTGGAAGTGGGGAAGACATTCATGGCCAATCCACAGCCAATAGCCAGAGGTGAGGAAATGGCTCCAAATGGTGGTAGGAGTTTGGCTGGGAAACAACAATTCCTGAGGACAATCCACACTCTCATCTCTCTcattcttttccctcctttgcCCGATTTGCTGTGCATGCCCAAAACATAAGGTCACAGGAAGATGAGATAGAGGAACATTATACAGTCCTGTGCATGCAAAGAGAGAGGTGTCAGTGAGAAGACCTGGGCAATCAAGACACTCCACTGGGCACATGCATCAGACACTCTAGATGGAAGTCTCATATGGACCTGCTGATTCACACTTTGGGGATTCTCCTTTCTCTTGATCTTCACTGTTCTTCTAGAAAAGAAGTTGAAAGGTTCATGTCCCTCTTTGCTATTCCCTGCCTGCAGAATATGTCTCTTTTGTTGAACAAGTCTTGGAAATGAAGAGGACATTGGCCATGCAGCATCCTATATTCTCTGCCAAAAATGTCAGCCTCAATTGTAGTAAACTGTTTTGGAAAGAGGATTTCTTTAGTGATGACACTGGTGCAATGGAGTGGTTTGCATATTGTGACATCATGCTTGAAGGATGTCACTGAGAggtcatagaattatagaatattttatattggaagtgaccttgaaaggtcatctggtccaatcttTCATGGGCAAGAGAGACGAGATGAGATTATCAACTGCTCTGTCCAATCATATTTTGGAATCTTCCAGTGACAGGGACTCTACCACAGACCTGAGATGTCATTCCTGGGAAGGACTGTTcttaatggtaaaaaaaaaaatatttcttctgtcaaAATGAAACCTCTACCAATGACACACATACTCATTGGACTTTGCCTTCTCCACCTGGCTTCCTGTGATGAGGGAGAATCTGTCCTCTTTCTAGATACGCTTTAAGTACAAGAATGTTAAGATGAGGTTCCCCCAAGCCTTCTGTTCTCCCAGGATAAAGAACCTATCTCCTTCAGTCTTCTCTCAGAGGACAGGTTCTCCAGGCCTTTGGTCCAATTAGAGACATTAACAAGAGAGGTGGTGGCTCCTGGAAAAGGATCAGTGAAGGCTGAATCCAGGGAAATGGATCCCTGCTGCAGTTTTCTTGATGTGGAAGTGGCACCTGCTTGGGGATGACCACAATCCCAATGACCATGCTGCCAGGGCTTACGAGAAGCTGATTTTCTCTCTCATGCGAGTGTTGGAATGAAGAAGTTTGCATATGGTGACATCACAGTTAAAAGACATCACTGAGAGCATCATGAACTCAGTGATGAACAGGAAGGCAATAAAAAATGGGAATGACTGCTCCAGCCAACAAAATTTTTCCCTCGGGACAAGGAAAGTCTCCATTATTTTTACACAACAACGACAATATACCAGGTCTCCACAACTGAAACCTGAGGAGGATAAAGAACGGAAGCCATTCTCCATCAGGGTTGGAGTGTACATGGAGAAGATAATGGCACATGGGGCCATGTGCCGACTTTTTGAGGGATGGGAAACCCAGGGGAATGAGATCAAATACAGAtgtcttcttcttttttgcCAGCTCAGTACATGACCAGAAGTAATCAGAACCTAGACAAGACTGAAGGTGCAAAGCTGTAGTgggtaaaatatattttttctgttgctttcagaTGGACAAACAAGCCCTGGTTTCCAACTGAGAGAACACACTTAACTTAGATGCAGGTCAGTCCATACCTGGGCTGAGGTGTGGATGTGGACCAGAGCAGAAAAGACCATGTAGAATTGTGATCAACATTTTTCATCTGCTAGAACTCACCATTACCATGGAATGGCGGGCACCCATTACATGTAATAGGATGTGTTGTAATGCCTGGATTCATTGAATTCtttattgtttgcttttaattgctTACTTCAAATGCCTGAAGTACCTGCTAAGTCTAACACAGACCATGGTTGAAGATTTCATCAAGTGTGGCATGGGAGAGAATGTGGAGTAAGGAATAACAATGCCTTTGCCCAAGCAAGGTCAGGAATGGTGAGAAAGCCAGTAAGCTGAACATCCCTCAGAATAAACGCCACACAGTTAATTGATGAaagcctgaaaatattttactgcgTGACCGAGTGACAAAATCCCACTGCAGGGAGTCCCactctctccttccttcaccTTTTTCTCTGAGCAGACTGAAAGAGTTGCCTCAGAACAGAAGAGGACTTGAAGGCCCAAGCTTGAATGCATCATAACTTTATTGAggtttaagaagaaaaagaggaggctCACAGGGAGCACCAGTGTCAGTCACAAGGATATAGTGGAACTCCTCTAGACAGACAGGCTGCCTCCCCTGCAGAACGAGGGAGGGCAAGAGGTACACACTCGGCTGGCCTGGGaaggcagaaagggaaaagggaagagagagagacacacaAGTGGAAGAAGGAAACATTCATTCAAAGCACTGATTGCAATGCCATGTAGCTCTATCTCCTTTCAAGGACCATTTCCAAGGTGTTGGGAAGTTCTTGCTCAAGAATGGCCCCAGTAGCTTTAGCAGGGTCGGCATCTGTTGCCACAGTAGCGGCTGGTAATGCAGGAGAGGTCAAAGCCCCCAGAGTTGATGGGAACTCCCTcacagctgaggatgctgccaacagcagcggaggtggaggagcccacaACGGTGTTctgtgggaaggagctgaggatggggccgggcagggtcACAATCACTGCAGAGGGCTGGATGACGACATTGGAGCTctggcactgcctgacacagggctcattgcaaCTGTTGGCCAGTGGGGTTgggccacagggctggcagggcacgCATGGGTTGCAGCAGGACATGTCTCTGGGACAGAGGTTCGCCTGAGAGACAGCATAGGAGGAAGCAGAGCATGAGGGCTTGATC
Encoded here:
- the LOC106145920 gene encoding feather keratin Cos1-1/Cos1-3/Cos2-1 — encoded protein: MSLSENYYFHKEYLGLRQCRTPIKGSPTICSLIQFSRLLLLGNQVNLSPRDMSCCNPCVSCQPCGPTPLANSCNEPCVRQCQSSNVVIQPSPVVVTLPGPILSSFPQNTVVGSSTSAAAGSILSRDGVPINSGGFDLSCITSRYCGNRCQPC
- the LOC106145914 gene encoding feather keratin Cos1-1/Cos1-3/Cos2-1 isoform X2, which produces MSLLENCYFHSGFLGLRQCRTPIKGSPTICSLIQFSRLLLLGNQVNLGPRDMSCCNPCVPCQPCGPTPLANSCNEPCVRQCQSSNVVIQPSPVVVTLPGPILSSFPQNTVVGSSTSAAAGSILSRDGVPINSGGFDLSCITSRYCGNRCQPC